AGGCCGAGGTGCTCGTGCAGCAGGTTAACATCCTTAAACTGCAGGGCGATTTCCACGGAATGGAAGGCCTGCTTTCGCAGGCCAAGCAGCTCGGGTTTCTGCTTGACAGGTATCGTGACCTTGACAGGCTGTCGGTTGAGCAGCAGATGAAGGCCGTGAGGACGTCGCTGACGTCCGCGGCTTGGCAGCAGGCGGAAACCGGCCTGCGCAACCTGCACGTCGACCAGACGTTCATCAATCCACAGGCGGCCCTTCCCTTCAAGCAGGCCGCGGTGCGCGACATGGAAGATTCGCTGTACTCCACGGTCGAGCGCGTCACGCGCGCACGGGTAAATAAGTTCTGTGAGGAAAAAGTGACGGTGCTCGAGAACGTGGATTCGCTGTACTCCGACTCGGTCTTCCTGCCGGTGTACGACATCACCTTCTCGTCCGGGTCGCAGAACCATCTTCTCAAGAAAAAGGAGGCGCTCATCGCCGACCTGGCCAAGTTGAAGGACTATGATTTCCCGGCCAAGGCGATCAAGCTGTGCTACGAACAGTTCATCAAGAACCCGGATGAGAACGGCGTTCTCAAGGCGCGCGCCGTGGTGACGCACGGCAAGCATTACAAGGGCGACGACAAGGAGCTCAAGATCAAGATTGCGGAATGCGACCCGCTGTCGGCAAAGTGGATTTCCAAGCCCAAGGATTACCGCCGCGTGTTCGTGCTGCCCGTGACCGACAACCGCAGCAGGGGGGCGAAGAACAAGTATTACATCAGGCTCAACGTGAACATTCCGACCGACGCCGAGTTTCCGGTGTACGACGTGAACATCAAGCTGCCGAAAGAAATCGCTCAGAACGCGGCGGCGAGCCAGTGGTATGACCAGATCCTCTGCAACAAGACCGTGCTCAAGAACGAGGGCCGCTTCTCCATCGGCGCGCCGACCGCGGCCAACGATTTTGAATGCCAGATCACGCCGGTGCAGATGAACAAGGACAAGAACAATATCCTGGAAGTCAACTTCACGTATCCGGCGTTCAAGCCGTTCACGGTGAGCGTGATGGTGCAGAAGCCGATCATAAAGAAGAATTAATCTAAGGCGCCTTATGATTGATGAAAAAAAACTGCTTGATGATTTTGTAAAGGAGATTGTCGCCGCAGCCCATCCGCTTCGGATTATTCTTTTCGGCTCCTGGGCAAGAGGGGAGCGGCATGCCAACAGCGACCTTGACGCATTGGTAGTGATGCCCGACGGGACTGCGTGCCGAAGAACCGCGCGGGAAATTTACCGAAATTTATCCGGATTAGGGTATGCGGCGGACATAGTTGTTGCAACGCCGGCGATCATCGAACAGCAAAAGAACAACCGCTCACTTGTATATTTTTACGCCATAGCAGAAGGCAAGGAGTTATACCGTGCAGCGGCGTGACGGCCCGGTCCCGGGTACACCCGAAGATTGGCTGCTGCGGTCGAAAAGCAACCTTTCGCCGGCGGAAAAAGTCGTCAGGTGGACTGAAAAATTATTAATGGATAAATCGGCAATAACCTAGAAAGGGTGTCCCATGAAAGCAGTTCTCATCGTCATCCTCGCAATTCTCGTCCTCGCCGGCGGCGGGGCAGTATACTGGTTCGTGTTCCACAAGGACCTGAGCGGCAAGATCGTCATACCGTACATCGCGCACCAGAAGCCGCGCATCGACCCGCATGTGCC
The Chitinivibrionales bacterium genome window above contains:
- a CDS encoding nucleotidyltransferase domain-containing protein, with the translated sequence MIDEKKLLDDFVKEIVAAAHPLRIILFGSWARGERHANSDLDALVVMPDGTACRRTAREIYRNLSGLGYAADIVVATPAIIEQQKNNRSLVYFYAIAEGKELYRAAA